A single region of the Sphingobium sp. EP60837 genome encodes:
- a CDS encoding phage tail assembly chaperone, whose product MSFFKAAARLAGVAGWLLGWRPDEFWRSTPVELEAVLRAARGEEEPDVGMDVGELERLRAVMPD is encoded by the coding sequence ATGAGCTTTTTCAAAGCGGCGGCGCGGCTGGCTGGCGTCGCGGGATGGCTGCTGGGCTGGCGGCCGGATGAGTTCTGGCGATCGACGCCGGTTGAACTGGAGGCGGTGCTGCGCGCGGCGCGGGGCGAGGAGGAGCCGGATGTGGGGATGGATGTGGGGGAGTTGGAGCGGTTGAGGGCGGTGATGCCGGATTGA
- a CDS encoding tail tape measure protein, with translation MDEEIETLVVRVRADTQGLSRDVEAMRGELEGPLASGAERAGRRIEQGLLRAVRSGRFGFEELKQVALSVLEEIAAGAVRSGAGSVGGVGGSLLTLAGAALGLPGRATGGPVAPGRAYVVGERGPELFVPTASGQVVAHGGGGGRDVRVNIAVQGRGEGWDNARLLARSARQVARAVKGALNG, from the coding sequence ATGGACGAGGAAATCGAGACGCTGGTGGTGCGGGTCCGGGCGGATACGCAGGGCTTGTCGCGCGATGTGGAGGCGATGCGGGGGGAGTTGGAAGGGCCGCTGGCTTCGGGTGCGGAGCGGGCGGGGCGGCGGATCGAGCAGGGGCTGTTGCGCGCGGTACGGAGCGGGCGGTTCGGCTTTGAGGAGCTGAAGCAGGTTGCGCTGTCAGTGCTGGAAGAGATTGCGGCGGGTGCGGTGCGATCGGGCGCGGGCAGCGTCGGGGGCGTGGGTGGGTCCTTGCTGACGCTGGCGGGGGCGGCGCTTGGGCTTCCGGGCCGGGCGACGGGTGGGCCGGTCGCGCCGGGGCGGGCCTATGTCGTGGGCGAGCGGGGGCCGGAACTGTTCGTGCCTACGGCCAGCGGACAGGTCGTCGCGCATGGCGGCGGTGGCGGACGCGATGTGCGCGTGAACATCGCCGTGCAGGGACGCGGCGAGGGATGGGACAATGCCCGGCTGCTGGCGCGGAGCGCGCGGCAGGTAGCGCGGGCGGTCAAGGGGGCGCTGAACGGATGA
- a CDS encoding DUF3168 domain-containing protein, producing the protein MSAEVVVRATVVAALRGDAELMAGLNGLFDGLPVRASVPYAVVGECIAGDWGAKELEGRELRLSISLHDAGETPERLAAVLGRIDPVVQGVDASAGGWRIVGVRLIRSRVMKAREKDGWQAMVDYRLRVVAS; encoded by the coding sequence ATGAGCGCGGAAGTGGTGGTGCGGGCTACGGTGGTTGCGGCGCTGCGCGGCGATGCTGAACTGATGGCGGGGCTCAATGGCCTGTTTGATGGGCTGCCGGTGCGGGCGAGCGTGCCCTATGCGGTGGTGGGTGAGTGCATCGCTGGCGACTGGGGCGCGAAGGAACTGGAGGGACGCGAGTTGCGGCTGTCGATCAGCTTGCATGATGCGGGGGAGACGCCGGAGCGGCTGGCGGCGGTGCTTGGGCGGATTGATCCGGTGGTGCAGGGGGTGGATGCGAGCGCGGGAGGATGGCGGATTGTTGGCGTGCGGCTGATCCGGTCGAGGGTGATGAAGGCGCGCGAGAAGGATGGGTGGCAGGCGATGGTGGATTACCGGCTGCGGGTGGTGGCGTCTTGA
- a CDS encoding gene transfer agent family protein, whose amino-acid sequence MSGAVNSARGEAALELGGETLRLRPSFAALVAAEEEPGPLFELVDRAADGKLSLSDIAALFWHCLVDPPGGLTREALGEAIVEAGLAKLSPVLRGILKQILGGR is encoded by the coding sequence ATGAGCGGGGCGGTGAATAGCGCGAGGGGCGAGGCTGCGCTGGAACTGGGCGGCGAGACGCTGCGGTTGCGGCCGAGCTTTGCGGCTCTGGTGGCGGCCGAGGAGGAACCGGGGCCGCTGTTCGAGCTGGTCGATCGAGCGGCGGACGGGAAGCTGTCGCTGTCCGATATTGCGGCGCTGTTCTGGCATTGCCTGGTCGATCCGCCGGGTGGGCTGACGCGTGAGGCGTTGGGCGAGGCGATCGTCGAGGCGGGGCTGGCGAAGCTGTCGCCGGTGCTGCGGGGCATTCTCAAACAGATTTTGGGGGGGCGATGA
- a CDS encoding phage tail tube protein has product MGVEKGSAFLLKVGDGGAPVAYATVAGMRTTQLSVNGEAVNVTSKDSGGWRELLSGAGVRSVSVSAAGIFTGSAAEVRIRNHALAGTIEQFELSFESGERMRGRFLVTRLDYAGDYNGERNYALSLESSGPVVSE; this is encoded by the coding sequence ATGGGCGTGGAAAAAGGAAGTGCGTTTCTATTGAAAGTAGGCGATGGCGGGGCTCCGGTGGCCTATGCGACGGTGGCGGGCATGCGCACGACGCAGCTGTCGGTGAATGGCGAGGCGGTGAACGTCACGTCGAAGGATTCAGGCGGCTGGCGTGAATTGCTTTCGGGCGCGGGCGTGCGTTCCGTCAGCGTGTCGGCGGCGGGGATATTCACCGGGTCGGCGGCGGAAGTCCGCATCCGTAATCATGCGCTTGCGGGCACGATCGAGCAGTTTGAACTCAGTTTCGAGAGCGGCGAGCGGATGCGTGGGCGCTTCCTGGTGACGCGGCTCGACTATGCGGGCGATTATAATGGCGAGCGCAACTATGCGCTGAGCCTGGAAAGCTCCGGCCCGGTGGTGTCCGAATGA